In Phragmites australis chromosome 17, lpPhrAust1.1, whole genome shotgun sequence, the following are encoded in one genomic region:
- the LOC133897732 gene encoding zinc finger CCCH domain-containing protein 59 codes for MAANPPPPAPPRILLAGDAHGRLHQLFKRVNSVNQSTGPFHALLCVGQFFSPEGEAEVGDVADYLEGRAAVPVPTYFTGDYGPAAPRLLSKAAADARGFAPGGIEICPNLFWLRGSNRFTLHGLSVVYLSGKKGPGGPGCYSQDDVDALRALAEEPGIVDLFLTNEWPAGVVNEADTSNVLNQVLDPHGYDPVVAELVAEIKPRYHIAGTKGVFYSREPYVNDSAAHVTRFIGLASVGNKEKQKFIHAISPTPASTMSSADIHARPPNATLSPYVAPVKSVPIGEDPKRPAENTDAQYWRYDVKRQRQGEAEGGRLCFKFTSSGSCPRGSKCNFRHDEEAMEHYNRNVCFDFLNKGKCERGPECKFVHSLSGGAAVRDARPRSERRNVESSCWFCLSSPDVESHLVISIGEGYYCALAKGPLVPNHVLMIPVEHCPNTLMMPPEAEAELGRYKNALAKYFEKQGKAAVYFEWVSKHSHHANLQAVPVPLPKADAVKKIFHLAAKRLGFEFSVVNPDGDANQGRESLRSQCESKSSLFYVELPEGRILLHTVDGNEKFPAQFGREVLAGLLSMADRADWRNCKLSKEEEIRMVDDFKHGFCEFDPAE; via the exons ATGGCCGCCAACCCGCcgcctccggcgccgccgcgcaTCCTCCTCGCCGGCGACGCCCACGGCCGCCTGCACCAGCTCTTCAAGCGCGTCAACTCG GTGAACCAGTCGACGGGGCCGTTCCACGCGCTGCTCTGCGTGGGGCAGTTCTTCTCCCCcgaaggcgaagccgaggtGGGGGACGTCGCGGACTACCTCGAGGGGCGCGCCGCCGTGCCCGTCCCGACCTACTTCACCGGCGACTACGGCCCCGCCGCGCCGCGGCTGCTGTCGAAGGCCGCCGCTGACGCGCGGGGGTTCGCCCCCGGCGGCATCGAGATATGCCCCAACCTCTTCTGGCTCAGGGGCAGCAACCGCTTCACCCTCCACG gTTTGTCAGTGGTTTATTTATCCGGGAAGAAGGGACCAGGAGGACCTGGCTGCTACAGCCAGGATGATGTTGATGCCCTGCGGGCTCTTGCAGAAGAGCCTGGGATCGTCGATCTGTTCTTG ACTAACGAATGGCCAGCTGGGGTGGTGAACGAGGCTGATACGTCCAATGTGCTTAATCAGGTTTTGGATCCTCATGGGTATGATCCTGTGGTTGCTGAATTGGTTGCCGAGATTAAACCAAG ATATCATATTGCCGGTACTAAAGGTGTATTTTATTCAAGGGAGCCATATGTCAATGATTCTGCTGCGCATGTTACCCGTTTTATTGGTCTTGCTAGTGTCGGCAACAAAGAGAAGCAG AAATTTATTCATGCGATTTCTCCTACTCCAGCATCTACAATGTCCAGTGCTGATATCCATGCCAGGCCTCCAAATGCTACTTTATCACCGTATGTTGCTCCAGTAAAATCAGTCCCTATTGGAGAAGATCCAAAACGTCCGGCTGAAAACACTGATGCGCAATATTGGCGTTATGATGTCAAGCGGCAAAGGCAAGGGGAAGCAGAAGGTGGTAGATTGTGTTTCAAATTTACATCCTCAGGGTCCTGTCCACGAGGGAGTAAATGTAATTTTAGGCACGATGAGGAGGCAATGGAGCACTATAATAGAAATGTCTGTTTTGATTTTCTAAACAAGGGAAAGTGTGAGAGGGGCCCAGAGTGCAAGTTTGTCCACAGCCTTTCAGGGGGTGCTGCTGTAAGAGATGCAAGACCTCGTAG TGAACGAAGAAATGTGGAGAGCAGTTGCTGGTTCTGCTTGTCAAGTCCAGATGTTGAGTCACATCTTGTCATTAGTATCGGGGAAGGTTACTACTGTGCACTTGCAAAGGGGCCACTTGTTCCAAACCATGTTCTAATGATACCAGTTGAACACTGCCCCAACACATTAATGATGCCTCCGGAAGCAGAGGCAGAACTTGGGAGATATAAGAATGCTCTGGCTAAGTACTTTGAGAAGCAAGGAAAGGCAGCAGTCTACTTTGAGTGGGTTTCAAAGCACTCACACCATGCAAACCTTCAG GCTGTTCCGGTACCATTGCCAAAAGCAGATGCTGTTAAAAAGATTTTTCATCTAGCAGCCAAAAGACTTGGATTTGAATTTTCTGTGGTGAATCCAG ATGGTGATGCTAATCAAGGTAGGGAATCATTGAGATCTCAGTGTGAAAGCAAATCAAGCTTGTTTTATGTTGAGCTCCCAGAAGGTAGAATACTCTTGCACACGGTTGATGGTAATGAGAAGTTCCCTGCTCAATTTGGACGTGAG GTTTTAGCGGGATTGCTAAGCATGGCTGATCGCGCAGATTGGAGGAACTGTAAGCTCTCCAAGGAAGAGGAAATCCGAATGGTGGATGATTTTAAACACGGTTTCTGCGAGTTTGATCCTGCGGAGTGA